The nucleotide sequence TGGAGGATAGGCGATAGGAAGAGCATCTCCTTTTGGGACGATCACTGGATCTCAGGAGTTCGGAAGCTTAGGGATCTAGCCACGTGTAACTTTGACGAGGCAAAGTTTGGAGAAAAGGTGAGTGACTATGTTAATATCCAAGGAATTTGGAATTGGGCTAAGCTTAGCCAGATCCTGTCTCAGAACATCTTAGAACatataagaattttaaaattcttCAACCCAAACATTTGTGCAGATACAGTAAAATGGCTATCAGCAGCAAATgacaatttttctattaaatcaacTTATGAAGTGTACtttacaaaaaaagaaaataacaacttattgctttgaaaaattaaattactTTAATGTTTAAAAGTCTTCAGTTGACTCCTTACACATAAAGTTCTGTTAACCAATAATaagagaaaatttaaaaatttcacagaaaatgaCGACTATCCAAAATACTGCAAAAAGGAAGAGACTTTGTTTCGTAtacgtgctttttttttttcttgtttaccacttaaaattttatataatcatATTAGCTTATATTTAGGGATGGAGGCTAGTGTTGGAGAAGAGACAATAACCCCTCAAACTAAAAATTTTAAGGtataaagattattaatttttatattaattttttattttaattttttaaattatatttttatattaattatataaataaataaaagttaatatttaattaaatattttagattatatattaattaagaaatatAATATATGATTATGtaattcattaaaaaaaagaCATAATATATAATAAGAAGTAGCCTGGCCTAGTAGTAGTCAAGCTATTCTCCATCCCTTAAATTTTTTATTCGAATCCTACCATCACAGTCaacaactgaaaaaaaaaatggttGTGTTGCCACAGTGGCAAAAAAAATATCTAAGTAATATATTGAGAAAATACTACTCTCTTTTCTTCCGATATATTAAAATGACACTTCTCTCTcctctatttataaaatgtatatttcttaatctattttaaatttttttgtgttaactaatgttaattttatctatttttaagaaaaaataaattttttttacaaaaaataccattaaacaaaaattttattttttgttattaaattttgcttagcaaaatactctttaataaattttttttttattaattaaattgtatttttataaaatattattattcaaGCCTAGGTTATGATTCTGATAAAGAACATTCTCAAGTTACAAtctctttccttttctctctttctcttcctatttctgtttctatttcttttcttttttttttttctctctcctcccACCTCTCCATATAAATCATTATCACAATGAAAGTGTAGTATGCCAAACCATATTCTTCTTACTATCTAGCTAGTACATCTTGgcttcactcactcactcactcattcATTTGCTTGTGAAGCTTCTCTATATCTATCATCATTTCTATAGCTTTGAGAGTTAATAGTTTTCTCCTTTCACTTTTATCATCATCTATCACacatataaattaaatatattgttattcaactactactactactatatTAGAACCTTATCTTATTATTCTCCTCCTTACTATTCACAACTATAGTTCTTTCTTCTTATTTAATATATGGAAGAATTAAAGTTGAGAATAAGAAAGTATGAGGTTGAATCTGATGGAGCTAAAGTTGAAGAACTTGAGAGAAGATGTGAGGTAGGGCCTTCAGAAAGGGTCTTCCTCTTTACAGACACTATGGGTGACCCTATTTGTAGGATCAGGAACAGTCCCATGTACATCATGCTGGTATTGATCATATtccattttatataataaattaaactatatatatactATATAATTACTAATTAACACTACCATGTATATAATATACACcactataataattaataattacttCATatgttttaaattcaattataccccttttcttttctttcttttcatgtATCATTCCAANNNNNNNNNNNNNNNNNNNNNNNNNNNNNNNNNNNNNNNNNNNNNNNNNNNNNNNNNNNNNNNNNNNNNNNNNNNNNNNNNNNNNNTCAAGTGTTGtagtaattttaattattaacctcaattataatatatataattaaaatcaatagTTAAAATTACTAAAACATCCAAAATATTGAAatactcaaaatattttttatacggTGATGAGTATATATGTAGTACTCAATACCATATAATATACCAATACATATACAAATTATTTCATATGGTTTTAGACTTTTAGACTTAGTTTGTTTTTAATACATGATTTATTTTAAttcgatttttttttattcatgtcATATCCACTGCTAACTATAGTAATTAATTTTTGGTGTTAGGTAGCAGAAATGGACAAAGAATTAGTTGGAGTGATTCAAGGATCAATAAAAGTGGTAACAATTCATAACCACCCTCCAAAAGATTTGGCTAAGGTTGGTTATATTTTAGGCCTAAGGGTTTCACCAAACCATAGAAGAAGAGGGATTGGATCAAGCCTAGTGGTGAGGCTAGAAGAATGGTTCAATTCCAATGATGTTGACTATGCATACATGGCCACAGAGAAAGACAACATTGCCTCAAAAAGGATCTTCATGGAAAAGTTCACTTACACCAAGTTTAGGACACCATCAATATTAGTCAACCCTGTGAACCACTACGATCTCCAAATCTCATCCAACATTGAAATTTCAAGAGTCAAGATTGAACAAGCTGAGTACCTCTATAGAAGGTTCATGAGTTCCTTTGAGTTCTTCCCCAATGACATAGATAACATTTTAAGAAACAAATTAAGTTTGGGAACATTTGTGGCCAACTTCAAAGAAGATCATTTTTGGGGTGATTTTGGGTCAAATGGGCATCAGGTACCAAACTCTTGGGCCATGCTTAGTGTATGGAATAGTGGTGAAATATTCAAAATGAGGCTTGGAAAAGCAACTTTTAGTTGCTTGTTATACACAAAGAGTTGGTGCTTGATTGATAAGATTTTCCCATGTTTGAAATTGCCTACTTTGCCCGATTTCTTTAACCCTTTTGGATTCTATTTCATGCATGGTGTGTACCATGAAGGTCCATTCTCAGGTAAATTAGTAAGGGCTTTGTGCCAATTTGTGCATAACATGGCCTCAAAGTCAAAGGATGAGAATTGCAAGATCATTGTGACTGAGGTTGGAGGGGGGAAGGATAATAATAACAATGAGCTCAACCATTATATTCCACATTGGAAGTTGCTCTCTTGTCCTGAGGATTTGTGGTGcataaaggttttgaaaaatcaTCAAGGgactacaacaacaacaaacacTTTCCATGAGTTAACCAAATCCCCACCAAGAAGAGCACTTTTTGTAGACCCAAGAGAAGTTTAAATTAAAGTGTTATCTCAAAAGATAAGtctatgataaaaaaaaaggagTATAATAAAAGGGGTGGAGTAGGGGACCAGAACcaaaaaaaccctacaaaatatTTTGACCATAagctttttctttcttgttttgttAAGTAATTTAATAAAACCTTTTGTTGAGGTATTAAAGAGAGAAAATTttaattagttgaaataaaaaatGTTATCTCTCCTGTAAAAAAAATAGGGTATCATTGCTTTTCatttatgttttatatttttagaattatattttataaaaaaaaaagaattttattaatttttgttttcaattaaaatttctttaaaaatttattaaaatatatgtATANNNNNNNNNNNNNNNNNNNNNNNNNNNNNNNNNNNNNNNNNNNNNNNNNNNNNNNNNNNNNNNNNNNNNNNNNNNNNNNNNNNNNNNNNNNNNNNNNNNNNNNNNNNNNNNNNNNNNNNNNNNNNNNNNNNNNNNNNNNNNNNNNNNNNNNNNNNNNNNNNNNNNNNNNNNNNNNNNNNNNNNNNNNNNNNNNNNNNNNNNNNNNNNNNNNNNNNNNNNNNNNNNNNNNNNNNNNNNNNNNNNNNNNNNNNNNNNNNNNNNNNNNNNNNNNNNNNNNNNNNNNNNNNNNNNNNNNNNNNNNNNNNNNNNNNNNNNNNNNNNNNNNNNNNNNNNNNNNNNNNNNNNNNNNNNNNNNNNNNNNNNNNNNNNNNNNNNNNNNNNNNNNNNNNNNNNNatattaaaaatagaaatatGAACTTAATATTTTCTTCAAAGTTgcaaaaaataacttttttttattctctttcatatttcataggttgattttttttattttttctatgcaAAAAGTAATGTGTTTTTTCTGTTGCGGATAGTTGTTTTTGCTTTAGTAAGTTGCGAAAAATAGACCAACTTATATTCTTATACATTATTTTAGACTtctaatttaataaattatactACCTAAAGagttatttaataattaatttatgctaataaattttttttcattttttttcttttgtttagcaGCTTTGTTTGCATAAGAAACAAAACACACCCAATACCTCATCATGTGTTATTGTTGGGTTGGGATATGATGATATCCATCTTTAAGTGCTCAAGTTCTTTTCATATCTGTGACACAAAATCTAAAAAGATATCCATAATTAGGTGCCACCCTTTGGTGTCCTTTGTATTCTGCAACTCTTTTGAGTTATGAGGCCTCCCTCATATGACTCTGACTAATCATTAATGCATTGTTTGTGGTCCTCCCTTTGTCCCTTCCCTTCTCACTCAGCTAAACTTGACCCCTTTCCTTTGTCCCATCGCATCGATATATGTTTTCCTTTCTCATCTCTTCTTCCCTAACATGTTATCTCTGCAACAAAGACCACAGACAATTTAATTTCAGAGTTTTCTTCCTAAATAAATTANNNNNNNNNNNNNNNNNNNNNNNNNNNNNNNNNNNNNNNNNNNNNNNNNNNNNNNNNNNAATATATATAATccttcaaattaataacatatatgtaattttttatatatatatatatactctaatGATCATTCATCGTTACAATGTATTGGAGTTTTTTATCATTTCAATTGATCTTTGTGAAAGAACGATACCTAGTGGTAGTATAAGCACAAATATCAAAAGAATGATGATTAATCTGAAGGTGGCATGGTCGAAGGTAGCATGGAGGGTTCAAACCCGGATCCAAATGTGCTGCCAGACAAGTTATTGCAAGCAGATTTAAAAAAGCATGAGAGGTCTGTTATTGGAGGAGATCCAATACCTCATTCTTATCAAATTAATACTATCTCTGATAGTAATAGAGGTAGAACTTGAAGATATACTTGatataagaaagaaaaaatgaattagGGCAACTCATGACTCGCAACCGCACAACAATGATCCTGTTTACTTGGTCTCTTTAAATTTGGATACAATGAATTAAGAGTATTTTTGTTAGAACAAATAAGTTTATAGTTCAGATAATTTAtattaaatgataaaaaatataaattttatataatgcGAAAGCATACCTATTGTATTTATAAAAGTGACTGAAAAGTtatttcggtttttttttttatcaaaatcttCTGTATTCTTTACATGACCAAATTATAACTCTTCTAGTAGAAAAAGAACTACGGGCGACTTTGATATATATGTTGGGAACTAAAATCTGAAGTTACTATTTTATATTTGAACGTGGTACCCATTAAACTCTAAATGCCAAATaatggttttattctcatttaatttcagataaaaaataataataacttattcaatttaccattttatgataataaatgatATCACTGTTATAGAAGTCATTTAATGTGAAATAGCTTAATTTGTGATTATAGTTgatatatctattatttataAATAGATTAGAAAGTTAATTATTTCCTAAAATCTCCTATTTGTGTTATGCATATATATTTTTCTGAGATAATTAGATCTTACGAACTTTATGTGTGCATTTAAATATTATTTCGCTGATTACTTTAATAATCTGGTTCGTCTCATATATCAGTCACGGAATTACTGCAACTATTATCACATTAGTGCTATGACCGAACCACAATAGTCATCATACTAATATACTTAATgatatagatcaaatttggatgagtaacaTAAAAATTACATACAAAGTGATCTTGTGCATGTCTATTTTCAATTGGTCTaactttaaaatttgattgagatcaTACAGAAAATAAGTATTgcaaaataaatattataaataacatgaaataaatctAACTTAATTTTGCAGAAAGATATTTTAATATATGACATAAAACttatagcataaaataaactcccaATGAATTAAAGCATCACATATATTGACATCTATTTAAGTAGTGTGCTTATGAAAGATTTTAAGGATCAATCTTTTAGTTGATGAGCTCTGCTAGCATATATTTATTACTATATGTtctataaaaatctatttttttttaactatCTCCTTAACAACCAAAAAATTGATGTTtatatgcttcgattttgtcgTATTCTTATTGTTGTTAGAGTAAAATACTACTGACTTATTCTTATAAAATATCTTCAATGCCCTTCACTGTCATTTACTATAAGAAGTTTAGTGACAAAGTTTTGCAACCATATACCATGTATGGATGCTTCAAAGCAAGCAACATACTTTGTCTCCATTGTTGAAGAAGTTACAAGAGTTAGACTTTCATGCAATAGCTCCTCCAACCAACATTAAGATATAGCTTGAAATAAAGCGTCAATTATCTTGGTATGCCGCAAAATTTTGGATCTCAGATAaataagcatgtaatcctttgttaTTTTTAGATAACACATTGTAAATTTAATAGAGGTCCAATTATCCATGACAGGATTGCTAAGTATTTGTCTAACACTCCTACTATGAATGATATATCAAGTGCAGACTTAAGCATACATTAAACTCCTTAATAGTAACAGAATTTACCCACCATTCACAGGTGCATGACTTATATAGTTTTAGAATAAACAAAAGTAAGAATCACACCTTTACACTCCAAGTGGCTTCTTCATGTGTCTTACCTTATTGCAGAAGAAAGAGGTTGAAGTTTGATCCGTTCTTAGCATTTTTCTGCTAAGGAAGGTGCATTCGCAATAGTACTACGCTTTCCCTCTTCTTCTTACACATAGTGAGATATAAGCTCTTTTAAGGATTAAGTGTTGTTATAACTCACTTTAACTTGTCCAGAGTGCGGAAAAGAGAGATAAAAATGAAATATACTAGTAAATAATCCTCAAACAACTCTGATTTTAGTACTTTCAATTTGAAAGTAAGATGAGATTTTTTTATAATGTACTTCCTTGTATTCTCTTTACCTTTTATGCCTCTGCCTTTTTATTCTTAGCAAAGaatttttttaacattttaaaaaaaatttggcatCTTTATTCTCAATAATTAAGTCCCAAAATACCTCAGAAATAAAGCATTTCAtaatcataatgctcattcgattaGATCTCtctcacttctctattttaactttattgaaaatttctaccatgaAAGTGAATTTTTTCTCAACTATATCCAAATTCATACAATTAAGGAAAATTTTTATGATATCCTTCTAAACTTTAAAGTTTGTACCATTTTGTATAGgtgtaacatcctaccacacggagttttatgcttaagtcgtaaaatagaggtggtgtgatattacgacctctaagaTAAAACATATATAAGTATAATAATCAAAAGAATGTAGTATACTAGGAACCTTGaagaataggtaaaacaaaaGCGCAAAATTAAAAGCGCAAGATTAAGGATTTCTTGCGTACGAAGAAAGCTAAGGTTCATAAACATATATCTATAGAAAGCAAAAGTAGAGGGTCAAGAGTATAAAATAACAAGTTCCTAACTCAACCTGCAAAGCTAAGACtggtcggagaatatttacatatataaatattaatcAATCTATTTCTCATATACAATTTTTTGTATATAATGATTttacataaatataaaaaaataacaaataataacttaataaaatctaataaaaaaataatatgtaaAATATACGNNNNNNNNNNNNNNNNNNNNNNNNNNNNNNNNNNNNNNNNNNNNNNNNNNNNNNNNNNNNNNNGTATATTTCATTGAatatcaaactaaaaaaaaaaagcaagattATGGGACAACCCACGCGAAGCGCGGGGAACACActagtgtgtgtgtatatatatatatatatcaaacccATAACCTAGAATATACAGAAGACGTACAAAAGGCATTCTAGTTCTCCATACTTCTctaagaggtacaaaataaaACAAGCCATAAGGAGAGTTCTATACATATGGTCATATATAAACAGTATACAAAATAATGTCCCAAATATCCACTTCGCTACAAAACTCCAGATActtagcgaggtgcctctcgacctgcatctgaaaaacacaaatattcgtatggaatgagaatcgggggctctcagcatggtaaaggtgccacacacataagatataaggtcctgggaaagtCGAAGGTAAtgctagaatgccgacactcagattataaagttTAAAGGACTAAACCAGAAACCATAAACGGGTGGTTCTTTAAGGATTCCTAAACTTAACCAAACCTAACTAAAACCCTTAATCTATATGCCTTTCTTCCGTTCCTCTAACTCCGGTGAAATTGCATAGACAAACAAGCAGACAATGAcaaacacaggtagaatacaaataatacaaatagcaagtataacaattagTATATTAAAATCACTTAGGCATTTtcaattaatgcacaagcaagcaattcaaacaatatgcatatgatgtatgcctgtcctatggctgatgagtctcatttgtcggttataaagccaacccgacaagtccggttgCTAAACcttggactgtcccccgacgcgcatccccaagagtctatgcatagctttttctcatatataaaaTTTCTCAATGGGGGTATCCTTCCCGAAAATTTATAAGTGCCTGGTCACCCTTAcgtcatagggtcaacagagtatcgagtctcaacctggaacacatggtagcaagccatggtactttacccaaaaaaactcgtatctcagataaaattTAGTGCATAAGCCGCCTAAACATTCATAACCATTCATAATCATTGCACAACCATTCATCATAGCCATTGCATCACATATACTTCATGCATTCACATTTTCCAtatataaatcatcaatttccAACCTTACTTCACCCCAAGATACCTCATTTTTCCTAGCTTCATCCATTACTAGGCCTACTACTAAGATCTAGGGTtaaaagagtgaaaatagaggtttagaggttcgaaattgggttttaaaacacaaaaattcacttTGCTGAAAACTGGGGTCACATGTACGCGTGGGCGTGCATTTT is from Arachis ipaensis cultivar K30076 chromosome B01, Araip1.1, whole genome shotgun sequence and encodes:
- the LOC107616179 gene encoding probable N-acetyltransferase HLS1-like — encoded protein: MEELKLRIRKYEVESDGAKVEELERRCEVGPSERVFLFTDTMGDPICRIRNSPMYIMLVAEMDKELVGVIQGSIKVVTIHNHPPKDLAKVGYILGLRVSPNHRRRGIGSSLVVRLEEWFNSNDVDYAYMATEKDNIASKRIFMEKFTYTKFRTPSILVNPVNHYDLQISSNIEISRVKIEQAEYLYRRFMSSFEFFPNDIDNILRNKLSLGTFVANFKEDHFWGDFGSNGHQVPNSWAMLSVWNSGEIFKMRLGKATFSCLLYTKSWCLIDKIFPCLKLPTLPDFFNPFGFYFMHGVYHEGPFSGKLVRALCQFVHNMASKSKDENCKIIVTEVGGGKDNNNNELNHYIPHWKLLSCPEDLWCIKVLKNHQGTTTTTNTFHELTKSPPRRALFVDPREV